DNA from Blastocatellia bacterium:
CCTGGTCACAGTCGCCCGTGTGGCGTGCGATGTAGGCTTGACCGCGCAAGGCTTCGGCCTGCACGCTCGGATCAGCGGCGGCGCGGCCCATCTGCTCGGCCTGCGCGTAGAGCGCCGCGGCGCGCACCGAGTCGCTTTCGATCAAGGCGACATCGGCGCGGGGAATCAAGGCGCGCGGGTAAGCGTTCAGCGCGCTGTCGGTCAGCCCGTCAAAGGCGCGCTTGATCGTTTCGAAGCGCCCGGCGGCGACCAGTTCCCTGCCATGCGCCGCCAGCATGCCGGCGACATCTTCAGCCGAGCCGGCCTCGGTGAAGTGGTCGAGCGCAAAGCTCCACTGCTGGGCGCTGACAAAGTAAGCGGCGCAGGCTTTGTGCAGACGCTTGACCTCTTCGACACCCACCTCGTTCGCCAGCCAGCGCGTTAGAAAGCTGCGAAACAGCGGGTGCAGGCGATAAGATTCTTCGGCGCCGCTGCCATAGGCCTGGGCGATGAAGACGTTGCGCCGCGTCAGGTTGCGCAGCTCGGCGGTGCAATCCCCGATGTCGAGCGCCGCTTCGCAGATGGCCGGGTCAATGCGGTCGAGCAGCGACAAGCGGCCCAGCATCAGCCTGGTCTCAGGCGTTTCAAACTGCAAGACCTCTTCGGCAAAATAATCGAAGACTTCCATCTCCGACTGTTGCAAGGCGCTCTCGATCAAGGCGCGGTTGGCGCTACGGGCCGCGCCGAGCGCGTCTTCGGAATGGCCGAGCGATTGTTGAATCAGTTGCAGCGCCGTCACCCAGCCGTCGGTCTTTTCGTGAAAGCGGCTGACCATCTCCGCCGGCAACGTCCGCCCGAAAGTCTCGGCGAACAACTGCTCGACTTCAGGCGGCGTGAACAGCAAGTCCTGGCGGTTGAGAAAGCCGACGACGCCCTTGCTGCGCAGCCGCATGACTGAGAGGTTCGGCACCGAGCGCGTCGTAAAGATCAAGTGCAGCACGTCGGGCAGGTATTGCACCAGGCGGTCAACGGCGGCGGCAATCGGCTCGCTCGAATCAACGTGGTGATAATCGTCGAGTACCAGGATGGTCTTCTCTTCAAGCTGCTCGCTGACTTCGTTGATGAAGACGTCTACGAGCTGGTTGGCTTTCCGCGAGAGGTTTTCAGTCTCGCTGATCAGCCCCAGCGTGACGTGCCCGAAGGCCGGCTCGCGCTGGCGCAATCCATAGACGAGATAGCCGAAGAAGACCGCCAGATCAACGTCCGCCGGATCGATCTGATACCAGACGGCCGGCAGCTTGATTGAGTGGATGAAGTCGGTCACCAGCGTCGTCTTGCCGCAGCCGGCGTTGGCGCAGAGGATGGTCGCGGGCCGGTCGAGAAAATCGCGCATGCGCTCGATCAGCCGCGGGCGCGCCAGCACACGCGTCGTCAGACGCGGCGGCAACAGCTTGGTCTTAAGAAAGTATGCTGGCAGCATAACGATTGCGGATTGCGGATTGCGGATTGTGGATTCTCGATTGCTGAATCCGTTCTCCTGATTGCGCATCACGGGTCGTGAATTGATGCGGCCACTGCTGACCTTCTCAATCCGCAATCCGCAATCCGCAATCCGCAATCAGATGCTTTACTTCTGTTCTAACATCATCCGGCGAATTCGCACAAGCGCGCCGGGCGATCTCCCGGCGCCGCCAACGGCGACTGGTATGGTGATTGCGATTAAAGGTGGTGCAACAAATCTCAACTAGAGGAGGAAAGTCTATGGCAGATCAAAATGCCTCGAACCAGGGCGGCAACTTTCCGCTCGATGACCTTTGCTACGACCTGATCACGATCATCCACAAGAAGTCGAAAGCCCTGGAGGCTTACGACAAGTACATGCGCGACGCGCAGAATGACAACGAAATCCGGCAGTTGCTTGAGCAGATTCGCCAGCAGGACACCGAGCAGGTGCAACAGCTTCAGCAGCACCTCGGGCGCTTGCTCGGTCAGCAATCTGCCAACTCCAGCTCGCAGAGCGCCGGCCAGACGCGCGGCGGTCTGTAAGGCCACAAAGCGAGGGGACGCCAATGTCCCCTCGCTGCTCATTCGAGGAATGATAACCGAACGATAACCGGTTGCGGCGAACGAAAAGCAATCGAATGTAACTCGCGCGACACGCTGCCGGTCGGAGCGGTCCCGGCTATTTTCCCTTCATCATCTCCTGATTGAATTCCTGTGACTTGCCCTTGGGGACGCTGATCCACTGCCAGTCGCCCTGGTTCAATATGCGCGCCAGCAGAACAATCTGGCCGACATGATACGCGGTGTGCGCAACCGAGCGGCAGAGCGCCCGGTGGACCGTGTGCGGCTCGTCGCGAATCAACACCTGTCGCTCAAGGTCAGCATCAGTGAGCGCGGCCAGGGCCTCTTCGACGACTTGAAAGCCCTCGGCCCACATCTGCCCGACCGCCTGCCGGTCATAGGTCACGTCGGCAAATTCCGAGTCCCTGTCGCGCCACGGCTTTTCGCCGTCGCTCGTCAGAAAGTCGGTGAAGCGCGAGCGCAGGTTGCCGCTGATGTGGCGAACGATCATCGCGACCGAATTGTTATCCTTGCCGATCACGCGATTGAGCGCGTCGTCGGAAACCTGCGCCAGCGCTTTCTCGCCGATGCGGCGATAGCTCTGATATTCCTTCAAGAAGTTTTGAATCATAGCGTGCAGCCCTTCGAGACGCGGCGACACGGCGACGCGGCGATCCATTCCCTTCGGTCAACTCTACTCCTGCCTTCCCTTCTCCGCGCCGCCGCGTCGTCTTCATCTCCCCATTACATCAACCAGCTCCTGAACCGCCGCCGCCGAGCGATGCAAAGCGGCGCGCTCGTCGGTCAGCAGATTGATCTGGATGATCTCTTCGACGCCGCGCGCGCCGAGCTTCACCGGCACGCCGACGAACAAGCCGGTGATGCCGTACTCGCCTTCCAGGTAGACGGCGCACGGCAGAATTTTCTTTTTGTCTTTGAGAATCGCTTCGGTCATCTCGACTGCCGCCGCTGACGGCGCGTAATAAGCCGAGCCGGTCTTGAGCAGGCTGACGATCTCGGCGCCGCCTGAGGCGGTGCGCTTAACGATGGCGTCAATCTTGTCTTGCGGCAACAGCTCGGGCAGCGGAATGCCGGCGACCGTCGAGAAACGCGGCAGCGGCACCATCGTGTCGCCGTGGCCACCGAGCACAAAGGCAGTGACGTTTTCGACCGACACGTTCAACGCGTCGGCGATGAAGCAGCGCATGCGCGCCGAATCGAGTACCCCGGCCATGCCGATGACGCGCTCTTTCGGCAATCCCGAATGCTTCAAGGCCACATGGCACATGGCGTCAAGCGGGTTTGAAACGACAATCAGGATGGGATTGCGAGAGTACTTCATGATCTCGTCGGTGACCGAGCCGACGATGCCGGCGTTGGTCTTGAGCAGGTCGTCGCGGCTCATGCCGGGCTTGCGCGCCAGCCCCGAAGTGATGATGACGACGTCGGAGTCGGCAGTCTCCTTGTAGCCGTTGGTGCCGATGAGTCGCGCATCATAGCCTTCGATGGGCGCGGTCTCGGCGAGGTCTAACGCCTTGCCTTGCGGCATGCCTTCGATGATGTCAACCAGCACGACATCGCCAAGCTCTTTATCAACCAATCGCTGTGCGGCGGTCGCGCCGACATTGCCCGCGCCGACCACCGTGATCTTTTTTCTAGCCATAGTTCCTCCCTGTATGTCTGCATGATTGCAAAGCGCAATTCTATCGCATCAGTGGTCGGTTGTCAGGCAGAGTAAGCGGGAAGTAGGAGGCAGTCATCAGTCCCGTAGGGACGCCATGTTTATAGTCACCGGAGATAAGAAAGAACCAAGCTCCGTAGGAGCGAAATGTCAACATTTCGCTCCTACGGAGCTTGAAGAACAAGCCGACTCGATTACTATAAACATCGCGCTCCTGACGGAGCTTGGCAAACTGCCTCCGGCCTCCTGCCCGCTAGCCGCTGACGTGGATGGCCGGGCGGCGCTCGGGATCATCTTCGGCCTGGCGCAGCACCTCGCGGGTAACCGGCGCGGTGTCGCCTTCGCCAAAAAAGATGTATTTGAGCATGTAGACCAGCGGGTTGCCTTCCGTCCATGCGAAGTAGGCGTGCGGCAGCTTGCCTGTGCGGTCGCGCAGGTCGAGCAGGAAGGCGGCGATGGCATTCGGCACCGTCGAGCTTTCGGCGCGCAGCACGCGGTAGCCATCCACGTTGACGCCCTTAACCTTCATGACATCGGCAAACTCCGAGGCATCGCACACCTTGATTTCGAGAAAGACCACCGGGTCTTCTTTCGGGATGTGGTTGTCGGCGCGCTGCTCGACCTCTTTCTCGTGGTACTCGTCAACGTCACCGCGCTGGCAGCGATTGGCAATGAGGCGAATCTCGCCCTGGCTGATCTCTTCGATGAACTGCTTTGCCTTGTCGTCCATCTCGATGTGTTTGACGCGCAGCTCGGTCGAGCGATAGATGCGCGACACGAACGAGGTGGCGACGATGAAGAGGATGAAGAACGACGCGATCTTGATGCCTTCGGGACGCTCGATGACGTTCAGCACCGTCGTGTAGGCGAAGACCAGCGCGATCAGCAGGAAGG
Protein-coding regions in this window:
- a CDS encoding DinB family protein, with translation MDRRVAVSPRLEGLHAMIQNFLKEYQSYRRIGEKALAQVSDDALNRVIGKDNNSVAMIVRHISGNLRSRFTDFLTSDGEKPWRDRDSEFADVTYDRQAVGQMWAEGFQVVEEALAALTDADLERQVLIRDEPHTVHRALCRSVAHTAYHVGQIVLLARILNQGDWQWISVPKGKSQEFNQEMMKGK
- the mdh gene encoding malate dehydrogenase, with the translated sequence MARKKITVVGAGNVGATAAQRLVDKELGDVVLVDIIEGMPQGKALDLAETAPIEGYDARLIGTNGYKETADSDVVIITSGLARKPGMSRDDLLKTNAGIVGSVTDEIMKYSRNPILIVVSNPLDAMCHVALKHSGLPKERVIGMAGVLDSARMRCFIADALNVSVENVTAFVLGGHGDTMVPLPRFSTVAGIPLPELLPQDKIDAIVKRTASGGAEIVSLLKTGSAYYAPSAAAVEMTEAILKDKKKILPCAVYLEGEYGITGLFVGVPVKLGARGVEEIIQINLLTDERAALHRSAAAVQELVDVMGR